The Drosophila subpulchrella strain 33 F10 #4 breed RU33 chromosome 4, RU_Dsub_v1.1 Primary Assembly, whole genome shotgun sequence genome has a window encoding:
- the LOC119561361 gene encoding zinc transporter ZIP9-B isoform X2 → MAEETIILVLLVLVMLVGSYLAGSIPMLMKLSEEKLKFVTVLGAGLLVGTALAVIIPEGIRSLYMGNGRPQQPTPDPEHQDYSQTIGLSLVLGFVFMMLVDISQRKSNVGSDKKNNATLTLGLVVHALME, encoded by the exons ATGGCTGAAGAGACAATAATTCttgttttgttagttttgGTTATGCTTGTTGGATCGTATTTGGCAGGGAGCATACCGATGCTGATGAAATTGAGTGAG GAAAAACTGAAATTTGTCACTGTGCTTGGCGCTGGATTATTAGTGGGCACTGCTCTGGCCGTCATAATACCGGAAGGTATAAGATCATTGTATATGGGCAATGGGCGACCCCAACAACCAACTCCTGACCCAGAGCATCAAGATTACTCACAAACTATTGGACTTTCTCTTGTGCTTGGTTTTGTCTTTATGATGTTGGTGGATATATCACAACGGAAAAGCAATGTCGGAagcgacaaaaaaaacaaTGCTACCCTGACTCTTGGATTAGTAGTTCATGCT CTGATGGAGTAG
- the LOC119558700 gene encoding UV excision repair protein RAD23 homolog A, translating to MIITIKNLQQQTFTIEFAPEKTVLELKQKIFDERGAEYVAEKQKLIYAGVILTDERTVGSYNVDEKKFIVVMLTRDSSSAKSNQNCPKETDKLTPAKDVKAPESTNANNSSGTGNTEDQLPVSASETAVPVPRPISRNDLIGELANASLQSRAESNLLMGDEYNQTVLSMVEMGYPREQVERAMAASYNNPERAVEYLINGIPAEEEAIYNVVDESTNPSVITSGPQAVSASSVDRPPESNSDPFEFLRSQPQFLQMRSLIYQNPHLLHAVLQQIGQTNPALLQLISENQDAFLNMLNQPIESESESNETVARGSNARTQSNPAEIESLFSSQLEGAVAAQRSTAGTSGVQRDNADEIEDLEQPSGVSTIRLNRQDQDAIERLKALGFPEALVLQAYFACEKDEELAANFLLSSSFDD from the exons ATGATTATTACAATAAAAAATCTTCAACAGCAAACTTTTACTATAGAGTTTGCCCCAGAAAAAACG GTTTTGGAACTGAAGCAGAAAATATTCGACGAGCGCGGTGCGGAGTATGTTGCCGAAAAGCAGAAACTCATTTATGCTGGCGTCATTTTGACCGATGAGCGTACCGTCGGATCTTACAACGTCGATGAAAAGAAGTTTATAGTAGTGATGTTGACACGCGATTCATCTAGTGCAAAGTCCAATCAAAATTGCCCAAAGGAAACTGACAAGCTGACACCCGCCAAGGATGTAAAGGCTCCAGAAAGCACCAACGCTAATAATTCGTCTGGAACTGGTAATACCGAAGATCAGTTACCAGTCTCAGCAAGCGAAACAGCAGTTCCAGTTCCAAGACCTATATCCCGTAACGACTTGATTGGCGAGTTGGCCAATGCATCCTTACAGTCGCGCGCTGAATCCAACTTGCTTATGGGTGACGAATACAACCAAACTGTTCTGTCAATGGTGGAGATGGGTTACCCGCGCGAGCAGGTGGAACGTGCGATGGCCGCCAGCTATAATAACCCAGAAAGAGCCGTTGAGTACCTCATTAATGGCATACCCGCTGAGGAAGAAGCTATATATAATGTTGTCGATGAATCCACAAATCCTAGTGTAATCACCTCCGGACCTCAAGCGGTGTCTGCGTCATCTGTCGATCGACCACCAGAATCGAACTCAG ATCCCTTTGAATTTTTACGTAGCCAACCACAGTTTCTTCAAATGCGTTCTTTAATATATCAAAACCCTCACCTTTTACATGCCGTATTGCAGCAG ATTGGTCAGACAAACCCAGCTCTTTTGCAACTTATTTCTGAGAACCAGGATGCGTTCCTTAACATGCTAAATCAACCAATTGAAAGCGAATCAGAATCAAATGAGACAGTCGCCCGCGGTTCAAATGCTCGTACACAGTCGAATCCTGCGGAGATTGAAAGCCTGTTTTCGTCACAACTAGAAGGCGCCGTTGCAGCACAAAGATCAACCGCTGGTACAAGTGGGGTACAAAGAGATAACGCAGATGAAATTGAAGATTTGGAACAACCTTCAGGTGTCTCAACCATTCGCCTAAATCGCCAAGACCAGGACGCTATAGAACGG CTAAAAGCACTTGGATTCCCAGAGGCTCTTGTACTGCAAGCTTACTTCGCGTGTGAAAAAGATGAGGAACTAGCAGCTAATTTCTTACTTTCTTCTAGCTTTGATGATTAG
- the LOC119561361 gene encoding zinc transporter ZIP9-B isoform X1 produces the protein MAEETIILVLLVLVMLVGSYLAGSIPMLMKLSEEKLKFVTVLGAGLLVGTALAVIIPEGIRSLYMGNGRPQQPTPDPEHQDYSQTIGLSLVLGFVFMMLVDISQRKSNVGSDKKNNATLTLGLVVHAAADGVALGAAATTSHQDVEIIVFLAIMLHKAPAAFGLVTFLLHEKVDRQQIRKHLALFSLSAPLLTILTYFGIGQEQKETLNSVNATGIAMLFSAGTFLYVATVHVLPELTQGGLSQNDQHNYRLLEESRDVANDKNGSSSIQSLKYSELIIMICGALLPLVITFGHKH, from the exons ATGGCTGAAGAGACAATAATTCttgttttgttagttttgGTTATGCTTGTTGGATCGTATTTGGCAGGGAGCATACCGATGCTGATGAAATTGAGTGAG GAAAAACTGAAATTTGTCACTGTGCTTGGCGCTGGATTATTAGTGGGCACTGCTCTGGCCGTCATAATACCGGAAGGTATAAGATCATTGTATATGGGCAATGGGCGACCCCAACAACCAACTCCTGACCCAGAGCATCAAGATTACTCACAAACTATTGGACTTTCTCTTGTGCTTGGTTTTGTCTTTATGATGTTGGTGGATATATCACAACGGAAAAGCAATGTCGGAagcgacaaaaaaaacaaTGCTACCCTGACTCTTGGATTAGTAGTTCATGCTGCAG CTGATGGAGTAGCTTTGGGTGCAGCAGCCACGACAAGCCATCAGGATGTTGAGataattgtatttttagcTATAATGCTTCACAAGGCACCGGCGGCATTCGGGTTGGTGACCTTCTTACTGCATGAAAAAGTAGACAGGCAGCAAATTCGAAAACACCTGGCATTGTTTTCCTTATCGGCTCCGCTTTTGACTATATTAACGTATTTTGGAATCGGCCAGGAGCAAAAGGAGACGTTAAATTCTGTAAATGCGACTGGGATAGCTATGCTATTTTCCGCAGGAACGTTTTTGTACGTTGCCACAGTTCATGTTTTACCAGAACTTACCCAGGGGGGGTTATCACAGAACGATCAGCATAATTATCGTTTGCTAGAGGAATCTCGTGATGTTGCGAATGACAAAAATGGAAGCAGTAGTATACAATCGTTGAAGTATAGTGAATTAATAATTATGATTTGTGGTGCGCTGCTTCCGCTAGTTATAACATTTGGACATAAGCACTAG